The Legionella lansingensis DNA window ATTGCATAAGTAATTGAGCCTATAGAATTAAAAAGTGGAGTGATAGTAGATATTGCCATTTTATCTCCTTCTACAGCGCAATATGTACCATTATATTGTTCTACACATAATTCCGGATTGGCAAAGCTCTTCATTGGATGGATGCTTGCTACATAACATCCTTTATCTTTTATCGTACTTAGGGCATCTGAAGTGAGAGAACCACTGCAATGCAAAACGACACTATTTTTCTTAATAAACGCATTCTTACTTAGTTCCTCGCATACGTGAGATATCATGTCATCAGGTGTTGTTATGAGAGTAATATCTGCTGGTGGTAATTTATTAATTGAGGTGCAATAGTTACCACTGCCAATAAATTGTATTGCTGCTTTAGAGCTTTCAAGAGATTGATTACAAATGGCTCCGATTTTAATTCCCCTGCTTTTAGCAAGTAAATACCCTATGGTTTTCCCAAGATGACCAGCGCCTATGATATTGACTAGTAAAGACATCACCATTCCATTAAAACGATTAAATTGACTAAAAAGTAAGACACGCTTAAATCAAATTTTGTATTGTAACAGTTAAGTGTAGTATAGGCATTAGTCCCAACAAAGCGGCTCTTGCTCAGAGTGCTTCGCTGTATCAGTGCTATATTGCTGGAGCAAAAAATGATGAACATAAAAATTTGTTTATTTAATTCTATTTCTATGAGTAATGAGGTTTTTGCGGATAAAACATATCGAGGTAATTGGGACGCAATCACGTTCACTTCAAAACAAGAGAAAAACACTTTTTTTATTATTTTAAAACCGAAGGTCGATTTTACAATGACCATACTATCGACGAATTATTAATGCGTCACGCAGTGGGGGTATATGTTCAATAAGAAATTTAGTTTATGGTTGGGTTATGATTTTGTCCAATCGATTCATAGACCAAAAAGAATTCATCGAGCGATTTGGGAGCAAGGCGAACTTAAAATGATTGATTCTAAATCACTAAGCATCATGTGCGCAACCGGCTTGATGAACGATTTAGTACAATTGGACGAGGAACTGCAGTAAGAGATCGTGCTCGAGCCGTGATAACGTTTAATAACATGATTAAGAAAGGCATTTCTCCTCTGGTTTTTGATGAAATATTTTTTAATCTGAATCATCCAGAATGGGTTTCTAAAAAACGATTAGTCAAAATAGGATTCTTGCAGGAATAAAGATACAACTGAATAAAACAACAGATGTCATCATCGGTTATTTGAATCGAAGCGACTATAACACCTTAGAAACCATTAGGGATCATCTTGCAAGGGTTGAATTTCAAGTGAAATTTAAATAAGGTTTCAGGCATAGATGGAGTCAAGCCTCGTTGCTATCATATTTTTCTCATAGTTTAAGATGTATAATCGTGAGTTTTATATAAATTAATTCTCAATGTATTTAATTGAACCAATAATCATCGGCTTGGTTTTGAGTGCTGATTCATTTTCTGCTGCGATAGCAATGGGGTTTAGACCTCATAAAATCAGTGACTCCTTAAAATTTGCCTTTTCATCTGGCGGTGCAGAAGCCTTAACAACGTTTATAGGGGCGATGGCTGGAGAAAAAATTCTTTCTCGCTATAGTTCAATTGATCATTGGGTTGCCTTTTTATTGTTATTAGCAGTAGCTTTACATATGGCCTACGAAGGGATTTTAGCGTTAAAGAATAAAACGGGTCATATTGAGGCTGTTAAATTTCATGGTCTTGTAAAAATTTTAATTGTTTCTTTGGCAACAAGTTTGGATGCGCTTGCTGTCGGCGTCAGTATAGGCGTATCAGAAAAGCCTTTATTTCCGTATATTCTTTCTATCGGTGGCTGGGCATTTATTTCAACGATAGTAGGTATGGCCATCGCAAGAAGAGCACCTAAAAAGTTGTCTCCAATTTTTAATTTAATTGGCGCATTTATTATATTCATCCTTGCCATTGAGATGCTTGGGTTATAATTTTTTGTAAATTGAAATGAAGTAAAGCTATTCATTGAACTCAGGCCATTTTGGCCAGGACTCAAGAACGGCCTTCAAAACCTGAGCATGGTTGTATTGTTTATCTTTTGCGGCATAAAATAACACAATTTCCGAGTTTTTCGCTTTCTTCAAAATGTCTGTAATTAACTCAGGTTTGTCTTTGAGTTCATCAAGATATCGATTGGCAAACGCTAACCATTTATCTGGTTCGTGATTAAACCATTTTCTCAACGATGGGCTGGGTGTCATGTCTTTTACCCAGGCGTCAAATGGAAGAGCATCTTTCTTCAGCCCTCGTGGCCATAATCTGTCGACTAAAAGCCATAAGCCTTCCTTGGGAGGCGGCGTTTCATAAACTCTACAAAGTTTTATGTTCTTTTTACTCATAAAGATATTATACTAACATTTTCGGGGTATTTATAAGCAAGCGTAGTGAAATATAGCAAGTAGCAACTGTCTTAAATAGTTTTCTTATATTTAAGGCAGAGCTATTTATTTGCCTACTTAAGTTCCCTCGCTCCAATATTGATTTTTTTTAATCAATGCATTCATAGTAATTAATAACTTACGCATGCAAGCGATGAGAGCAGTCATTTTAGATTTACCGGC harbors:
- a CDS encoding Rossmann-like and DUF2520 domain-containing protein, whose protein sequence is MSLLVNIIGAGHLGKTIGYLLAKSRGIKIGAICNQSLESSKAAIQFIGSGNYCTSINKLPPADITLITTPDDMISHVCEELSKNAFIKKNSVVLHCSGSLTSDALSTIKDKGCYVASIHPMKSFANPELCVEQYNGTYCAVEGDKMAISTITPLFNSIGSITYAIDKTKKSLYHAAGVFASNYLVTLAEQALICLKDAGVENELAMHIITNIMRGTISNLEKTLSPAQSLTGPIQRGDISTLKKHMESFSAIEQKKLYSSLGKATLPLTSHGKNKKERIETVLQA
- a CDS encoding DUF2490 domain-containing protein, coding for MRNRLDERFSTIGRGTAVRDRARAVITFNNMIKKGISPLVFDEIFFNLNHPEWVSKKRLVKIGFLQE
- a CDS encoding manganese efflux pump MntP, coding for MYLIEPIIIGLVLSADSFSAAIAMGFRPHKISDSLKFAFSSGGAEALTTFIGAMAGEKILSRYSSIDHWVAFLLLLAVALHMAYEGILALKNKTGHIEAVKFHGLVKILIVSLATSLDALAVGVSIGVSEKPLFPYILSIGGWAFISTIVGMAIARRAPKKLSPIFNLIGAFIIFILAIEMLGL
- a CDS encoding DUF488 domain-containing protein, translated to MSKKNIKLCRVYETPPPKEGLWLLVDRLWPRGLKKDALPFDAWVKDMTPSPSLRKWFNHEPDKWLAFANRYLDELKDKPELITDILKKAKNSEIVLFYAAKDKQYNHAQVLKAVLESWPKWPEFNE